A window of [Ruminococcus] lactaris ATCC 29176 genomic DNA:
AAAAAAGAGGTTATTGATAAAAATTGATGTCGGGGTCAAAAGTCCCCGACTTTGATGCCTACGGATTGCTCCGTGCTACGCACTCCCACAATCCTACCCAATATTCGCATATCGTGGGATTATCATCCCACTTTTATGCTCATATCGGGGCGGGTCCTAAGGTCTTTCACCCACCTATGAGCAAGCTCATGTGGGCTTAGACCTTTTGACCCTGGCATCAAAAATTTTTTGAAATAATTCTAAAAAAATACAAAAAAGAGTCCTTGACAACTAATACACGTTAGCGTATACTAACTAACGTGTAGAAAGTAAATGAAAAAAATTATCAATCTCAACTGTTGATGATTTTCAATCTCATTTATTAAAGAATAATCTGCAAAAATTATACATAGAAAGAAGCGTGCGAATATGCCACTTACAATGGCCAATATAGGTGAAACCAATACGATTAAAAGAGTCGGTGGAAATGAAGAGACAAGAAGATTTCTTGCGAATCTTGGATTTGTAGTAGATGCAGAAGTTACAGTTTTATCTGCAATCGGCGGCAATGTGATCGTGAATATCAAGGATTCCAGAGTCGCAGTTAATGCTGATATGGCGCGTCACATTATGATCTGATTGAGAAATGTGCTGCTGTATATATAAGGAATATTTTATGAAAGGAGACAATGGTTATGACTTTAGGTGATGTAAAAGTAGGAAGTACTGTTACAGTTACAAAGATTGCGGGAGACAGTGCCTACAAGCGTCGTATTATGGACATGGGAATCACAAAGGGAAGCCAGCTTTATATCAGAAAGGTTGCACCGCTTGGTGATCCGGTGGAAATTACAGTCCGTGGATATGAGCTGTCTGTCAGAAAGGCAGATGCCCAGTGTGTAGAGGTGAAATAAGTCCTGAACACGCATAACCAATCTGTTAAACTATAAGGAGGTAAGAAAGGAATGGCAATTACGATTGCACTTGCCGGAAACCCGAACTGCGGAAAAACTACAATGTTTAACGCATTGACAGGTGCCAACCAGTATGTTGGTAACTGGCCGGGAGTTACGGTTGAGAAAAAAGAAGGTAAAGTAAAAAGCAAGA
This region includes:
- a CDS encoding FeoA family protein, whose translation is MTLGDVKVGSTVTVTKIAGDSAYKRRIMDMGITKGSQLYIRKVAPLGDPVEITVRGYELSVRKADAQCVEVK
- a CDS encoding FeoA family protein, with amino-acid sequence MPLTMANIGETNTIKRVGGNEETRRFLANLGFVVDAEVTVLSAIGGNVIVNIKDSRVAVNADMARHIMI